One genomic segment of Trichococcus shcherbakoviae includes these proteins:
- the ffh gene encoding signal recognition particle protein, translating to MAFEGLSERLQGAMTKIGKKGKITEADLKEMMREVRLALLEADVNFKVVKEFVKKVNERALGSDVLESLSPTQQVIKIVNEELTELMGGQQEPFQFSAKPPTVVMMVGLQGAGKTTTAGKLANYMKKKENKRPMLVAADVYRPAAINQLQTLGKQLDFPVYALGTEANPVDIAKQAVEQAKLDGRDLVIIDTAGRLHVDEVLMTELKNIKAAVNPTEILFTVDAMTGQDAVNVAQSFNEQLGITGVILTKLDGDTRGGAALSIRSVTGKPIKFTGQGEKLEDFEPFYPERMASRILGMGDLMTLIERAQQDFDETKAAEMAEKIRENTFNFNDFIEQMDQVTNMGPLEDLLKMIPGMSNVPGLDKMKIDPKDVAHMKAIVLSMTPAERENPELLSQSRRRRISKGSARSLAEVNRLIKQFNESRDMMNKMSKGNFAGMEGLLGQGTKGKMGKMAMQQMARRMNKKKKKKK from the coding sequence ATGGCATTTGAAGGGTTATCCGAGCGTCTCCAGGGCGCGATGACCAAAATCGGCAAAAAAGGTAAAATTACGGAAGCCGATCTGAAGGAAATGATGCGTGAAGTACGTCTGGCTTTGCTTGAAGCTGACGTGAATTTTAAAGTCGTGAAAGAATTCGTTAAAAAAGTGAATGAACGAGCGTTAGGTTCTGATGTGCTCGAGTCGCTTTCGCCAACACAGCAAGTCATCAAAATCGTCAACGAAGAACTGACTGAATTGATGGGCGGGCAGCAGGAACCGTTCCAATTTTCTGCCAAACCACCGACTGTCGTAATGATGGTCGGCCTGCAGGGTGCCGGTAAGACCACAACTGCCGGAAAGCTTGCCAATTACATGAAGAAAAAAGAAAACAAACGCCCGATGCTGGTTGCCGCCGACGTCTATCGTCCGGCAGCGATCAATCAGTTGCAGACCTTGGGCAAACAATTGGATTTCCCGGTGTACGCATTGGGTACCGAAGCAAATCCGGTCGATATAGCGAAGCAAGCCGTTGAACAAGCCAAACTAGATGGACGCGATCTGGTCATCATCGATACGGCGGGACGACTGCACGTGGATGAAGTGTTGATGACAGAATTGAAGAACATCAAAGCTGCCGTCAATCCTACAGAAATCCTCTTCACGGTGGATGCCATGACCGGTCAGGACGCTGTCAATGTTGCGCAATCCTTCAATGAACAGCTCGGCATAACTGGTGTCATCCTTACCAAACTGGACGGGGACACACGCGGCGGGGCGGCGCTTTCCATCCGTTCCGTAACCGGGAAACCGATCAAATTTACGGGTCAAGGCGAAAAATTGGAAGATTTCGAACCATTCTATCCTGAACGCATGGCTTCCAGAATCTTGGGCATGGGCGATCTGATGACGTTGATCGAACGCGCGCAACAGGATTTTGATGAGACAAAAGCGGCAGAAATGGCCGAGAAAATCCGCGAGAACACCTTCAACTTCAATGATTTCATCGAGCAGATGGATCAAGTCACCAACATGGGGCCACTTGAAGACCTCCTGAAGATGATTCCGGGTATGAGCAACGTTCCGGGACTGGACAAAATGAAGATCGATCCCAAAGATGTGGCCCATATGAAGGCAATCGTGCTTTCGATGACGCCCGCAGAACGCGAAAATCCCGAACTCCTGTCCCAGAGCAGACGCAGACGGATCTCGAAAGGTTCCGCAAGATCGTTGGCGGAAGTCAACCGTCTGATCAAGCAGTTCAACGAATCCAGGGATATGATGAACAAGATGTCCAAAGGCAATTTTGCAGGGATGGAAGGCCTCCTCGGTCAAGGCACGAAAGGCAAAATGGGTAAAATGGCCATGCAACAAATGGCCAGACGGATGAACAAAAAGAAGAAAAAGAAAAAATAA
- the rplS gene encoding 50S ribosomal protein L19, which yields MSQLPLIEAITQGQLRSDIPTFRPGDTVRVHARVVEGTRERIQLFEGVVIKRRGFGISETYTVRKISNGIGVERTFPLHTPRVAQIEVVRFGKVRRAKLYYLRALHGKAARIREKRR from the coding sequence ATGAGTCAATTACCATTGATTGAAGCAATTACACAAGGACAATTACGTAGTGATATTCCTACATTCCGTCCTGGAGACACTGTTCGCGTCCACGCTCGCGTAGTCGAAGGAACAAGAGAACGTATCCAATTATTCGAGGGCGTAGTCATCAAACGTCGCGGATTCGGAATCAGCGAAACTTATACAGTACGTAAAATTTCCAACGGTATCGGTGTGGAACGTACATTCCCATTGCACACACCTCGTGTAGCTCAAATCGAAGTTGTTCGCTTCGGTAAAGTGCGTCGTGCAAAACTTTATTACTTGCGCGCATTACACGGAAAAGCTGCTCGTATCAGAGAAAAACGTCGTTAA
- a CDS encoding putative DNA-binding protein codes for MELEKTNNMNTLYEFYNVLLTNKQKGYLSLYYGDDYSLGEIAEEFAISRQAVYDNIKRTEKILMDYEQKLKLAQNYSLRNKKLDELANYAEEKYPADRTLQSLINNLEELDDKDE; via the coding sequence ATGGAACTGGAAAAAACCAATAATATGAATACTCTTTATGAATTCTATAATGTCCTGTTGACCAACAAACAGAAAGGCTATCTTTCTTTGTATTATGGCGATGACTACTCGTTGGGCGAGATTGCTGAAGAATTCGCGATCAGCCGGCAGGCAGTGTACGATAATATCAAGCGCACCGAAAAAATTCTGATGGATTACGAACAGAAATTGAAATTGGCGCAAAACTATAGCCTCCGAAACAAAAAATTGGACGAATTGGCGAACTATGCCGAAGAAAAATATCCCGCAGACAGAACTTTGCAGAGCTTGATCAACAATCTGGAAGAACTGGATGACAAAGACGAATAA
- the rimM gene encoding ribosome maturation factor RimM (Essential for efficient processing of 16S rRNA), whose protein sequence is MEKFYDVGKVVNTQGLKGEVRVISSTDFADERYKKGATLYLFRENSEPITLKVASHRVHKNFNMLTFEGYNRIEEVEPFRGGILRVSESQLEDLSDHEFYYHEIIGLSVVSDAGEELGIIKEILPLGANDVWVVSKPGRKDLLVPYIASVVEKVSLEDKQVTIHILEGMMD, encoded by the coding sequence ATGGAAAAATTTTATGATGTCGGAAAAGTTGTGAATACGCAAGGGCTTAAAGGTGAAGTGCGTGTCATTTCCAGCACTGATTTTGCGGATGAACGCTATAAAAAAGGGGCTACGCTCTACTTGTTCCGCGAAAACAGTGAGCCAATCACTCTGAAGGTAGCCAGCCACCGTGTGCACAAGAATTTCAATATGCTGACATTCGAGGGGTATAACCGGATCGAAGAGGTCGAACCGTTCAGAGGGGGAATCCTGCGAGTTTCCGAATCGCAGTTGGAGGATCTTTCGGATCATGAGTTCTATTATCATGAAATCATCGGATTGTCCGTCGTCAGTGATGCCGGCGAAGAATTGGGTATCATCAAAGAAATTTTGCCGCTTGGGGCGAATGATGTGTGGGTTGTATCCAAACCAGGCCGAAAGGATTTATTGGTTCCGTATATCGCTTCCGTAGTGGAAAAGGTATCTTTGGAAGATAAACAGGTCACAATCCACATTCTAGAAGGAATGATGGACTGA
- the rpsP gene encoding 30S ribosomal protein S16 translates to MAVKIRLKRMGSKRNPFYRVVVADSRSPRDGRFIEKVGTYNPVVEPAEVKFDEELVLKWLAEGAQPSDTVRNLLSQQGIMKKFHDSKLAK, encoded by the coding sequence ATGGCAGTTAAAATTCGTTTAAAACGTATGGGTTCTAAAAGAAACCCGTTTTACCGCGTCGTTGTAGCTGATTCACGTTCTCCACGTGATGGACGTTTCATCGAAAAAGTAGGTACATACAATCCAGTTGTTGAACCGGCTGAAGTTAAATTTGACGAAGAGTTGGTTTTGAAATGGTTAGCTGAAGGTGCACAACCTTCTGATACAGTTCGTAACTTACTTTCTCAACAAGGTATTATGAAAAAATTCCACGACTCTAAGTTAGCTAAATAA
- the ftsY gene encoding signal recognition particle-docking protein FtsY translates to MGLFDRIKRAFTGEDVVQTPVTEETKIVIDKFDKGMEKTRKSFSEKMNELFAGFREVDEEFFDDLEETLISADVGFDMTLALSDVLRDEVKMKNVRTGEQVKNVIIEKMVEIYEKGQTELPTIKKNENGPTVILFVGVNGVGKTTTIGKYAYQLKNQGNSVLLAAGDTFRAGAIEQLEVWGQRVGVPVVTSDAKSDPASVVYDALKQAKEENYDYLLIDTAGRLQNKVNLMKELEKINRIIAREIPGGATETLLVLDATTGQNALIQAKQFKETTDVTGLILTKLDGTAKGGVILAIRQEMDIPVKFVGLGEGLDDLQVFDPEQYIYGLVKDLLEKK, encoded by the coding sequence ATGGGATTATTTGATCGAATAAAACGCGCATTTACAGGTGAAGATGTCGTTCAGACACCGGTAACCGAAGAAACTAAGATCGTCATCGACAAATTCGACAAAGGCATGGAGAAGACGCGCAAAAGCTTTTCGGAGAAGATGAATGAACTTTTCGCCGGCTTCAGAGAGGTGGATGAAGAGTTTTTTGACGACTTGGAGGAAACGCTGATATCCGCAGACGTCGGGTTTGATATGACATTGGCACTTTCGGATGTGCTGCGTGATGAAGTCAAGATGAAGAACGTGCGCACCGGAGAACAGGTGAAGAATGTCATCATCGAAAAAATGGTCGAAATCTATGAAAAAGGCCAGACGGAATTGCCTACCATCAAAAAAAATGAAAACGGGCCGACCGTCATCCTGTTTGTGGGCGTAAACGGCGTAGGGAAAACGACGACCATCGGTAAGTATGCTTATCAGTTGAAGAACCAAGGGAACAGCGTCTTGTTGGCGGCCGGAGATACTTTCCGGGCCGGCGCTATCGAACAGCTGGAGGTTTGGGGACAGCGTGTCGGTGTGCCGGTCGTGACGAGCGATGCTAAAAGCGATCCCGCTTCCGTCGTTTATGATGCGTTGAAGCAAGCCAAAGAAGAAAACTACGATTATCTGCTGATCGATACAGCAGGACGATTGCAGAACAAAGTGAACCTGATGAAGGAATTGGAGAAGATCAATCGGATCATCGCAAGGGAAATCCCCGGCGGCGCAACCGAAACGTTGTTGGTGCTGGATGCCACTACGGGTCAGAACGCTTTGATACAGGCTAAGCAATTCAAGGAGACGACTGATGTCACCGGCTTGATCCTGACGAAGTTGGATGGCACAGCGAAAGGCGGCGTCATCCTCGCGATCCGCCAGGAAATGGATATACCCGTCAAATTCGTCGGTTTGGGTGAAGGCTTGGATGACCTGCAGGTGTTCGATCCGGAACAGTACATCTACGGACTGGTAAAAGACCTGCTTGAGAAAAAATAA
- the yidA gene encoding sugar-phosphatase, whose translation MIKLIALDLDGTLLNPDKKISDANKQAIHRAREAGVKIVLCTGRPLMGIKAYVDELDLLQAEDYSITYNGGLVQKNKTSEIISQKVLNYGQIVELYDLSKELNIPMNMLDLESVYEPEYPQGRESLYKSLQSSSLPFVEKKIEDFQAQHAFNKVVFCIAPAVLDEAIAKIPADFYSKYSMMKSRPLLFEVMHPEVDKGNGIAALCKHLGITADEVMACGDEENDLAMLDFAGVSVAMGNAPDKIKERASFVTKTNGEDGVAHAIETFVFA comes from the coding sequence ATGATTAAATTGATAGCACTCGACTTGGATGGCACGTTGCTGAATCCTGATAAAAAAATCAGCGATGCGAATAAACAGGCAATCCACCGCGCCCGGGAAGCCGGCGTGAAGATTGTCCTTTGTACGGGACGCCCGCTCATGGGAATCAAAGCTTATGTGGATGAACTGGACCTGCTTCAAGCAGAAGATTACTCGATCACCTATAACGGCGGATTGGTCCAAAAGAATAAAACGTCGGAAATCATTTCCCAAAAGGTGCTGAACTATGGGCAGATCGTGGAACTCTATGATCTGAGCAAAGAACTGAACATCCCGATGAACATGTTGGATCTGGAGTCAGTATACGAACCGGAGTATCCGCAAGGCCGGGAGTCCTTGTACAAGAGCCTGCAGAGTTCGAGTTTGCCGTTCGTTGAAAAAAAGATCGAAGACTTTCAAGCGCAGCATGCGTTCAATAAAGTTGTTTTTTGTATCGCGCCTGCTGTCTTGGATGAAGCGATCGCCAAAATACCGGCGGACTTCTACAGCAAATATTCGATGATGAAATCACGTCCACTTCTGTTCGAAGTCATGCATCCCGAAGTCGACAAAGGCAACGGCATCGCGGCTTTATGCAAGCATTTGGGCATCACTGCCGATGAGGTCATGGCTTGCGGAGATGAAGAGAACGATTTGGCGATGCTGGATTTTGCGGGCGTAAGCGTCGCGATGGGCAACGCTCCCGATAAGATCAAGGAACGGGCAAGCTTCGTCACGAAGACAAACGGGGAAGATGGCGTCGCACACGCAATCGAAACGTTCGTCTTCGCGTAA
- the trmD gene encoding tRNA (guanosine(37)-N1)-methyltransferase TrmD yields MKIDVLTLFPAMFEGPLSESIIGKAIESGRVSITCTNFRDYSENKHNSVDDYPFGGGAGMLLRAQPIVDALTDIEVQSPETKKRIVLLDPSGKTFNQELAEEFAEEEHIVFICGHYEGFDERIKQHVTDEVSIGDYVLTGGELGAMVMIDATVRLLPAVLGNEQSNKTDSFSTGLLEHPQYTRPRDFRGDVVPEVLFSGNHQKIADWQEKESLRKTWLRRPEMLEKITLSKKQQAWLAEILLEEKADNEAQ; encoded by the coding sequence ATGAAGATAGATGTATTGACGTTGTTTCCGGCGATGTTCGAAGGCCCTTTGTCCGAGTCGATCATCGGAAAAGCGATCGAGAGCGGTCGTGTTTCGATCACTTGCACGAACTTCCGCGATTATTCCGAAAATAAACACAATTCCGTCGATGATTATCCTTTCGGCGGCGGGGCAGGCATGCTGCTGCGCGCGCAGCCGATTGTGGATGCGCTGACGGACATCGAGGTCCAATCTCCCGAAACCAAAAAAAGGATTGTCCTTTTGGATCCATCCGGAAAAACCTTCAATCAGGAACTGGCGGAAGAGTTTGCCGAGGAAGAGCACATTGTCTTCATCTGCGGCCATTACGAAGGCTTCGATGAACGCATCAAACAACATGTGACGGATGAAGTTTCAATCGGTGATTACGTCCTGACGGGCGGCGAATTGGGCGCGATGGTCATGATCGATGCGACTGTCCGGCTGTTGCCGGCAGTATTGGGCAATGAGCAATCGAACAAGACCGATTCATTCTCGACCGGGCTGCTCGAGCATCCCCAATATACGCGACCACGCGATTTTCGGGGGGATGTCGTCCCTGAAGTGCTTTTCAGCGGCAACCACCAAAAAATCGCTGATTGGCAAGAAAAAGAATCTTTGCGCAAAACCTGGCTGAGACGTCCGGAAATGTTGGAAAAGATCACTTTGTCGAAAAAGCAGCAAGCCTGGTTGGCGGAGATACTGCTTGAAGAAAAGGCAGATAATGAAGCGCAATAG
- a CDS encoding Cof-type HAD-IIB family hydrolase, whose translation MKQKLIALDLDGTTLNNQSLLSDRTKNVLARLQKDNHLVMIATGRPYRNSKEFYETLKMTTPLVNFNGALCHNPTDNNWSNYYHKTLNKDFAMDLIEQREEMGIDFICIEGKNKLFASTATLPSNEYFPKNLLATQITSKDTLSENPTSMNVFSDERNLEAIRDRILARYGNSIEIRTWGGTMPCLEIVSAGVQKALGVEVVANNYGIKREDILAFGDEDNDMEMIRYAGHGVVMQNGITALKKIADDVTTHTNHDDGLAIYLEKYFCL comes from the coding sequence ATGAAACAAAAACTAATCGCTTTAGATTTGGATGGAACCACACTCAACAATCAGTCGTTGTTGAGCGATCGGACCAAAAATGTGCTGGCAAGGTTGCAAAAGGATAACCATCTGGTCATGATCGCAACTGGCCGTCCCTACAGAAACAGCAAAGAATTTTATGAGACGCTCAAGATGACCACTCCATTGGTGAACTTCAACGGTGCCTTATGCCATAATCCCACTGACAACAATTGGAGTAATTATTACCACAAGACGCTGAACAAAGATTTTGCGATGGATCTGATCGAACAACGTGAAGAAATGGGAATCGATTTTATCTGCATAGAAGGCAAGAACAAGCTTTTCGCATCCACCGCAACGCTGCCGTCAAACGAATATTTCCCGAAAAATTTGTTGGCGACGCAAATCACTTCGAAGGATACGCTGTCGGAAAATCCTACTTCCATGAATGTGTTTTCGGACGAACGGAATTTGGAAGCCATCCGGGATCGGATTTTGGCGCGTTATGGGAATTCCATCGAAATCCGGACGTGGGGTGGCACGATGCCCTGCCTTGAAATCGTCTCCGCCGGCGTCCAAAAAGCACTTGGCGTTGAAGTGGTCGCGAATAACTACGGCATCAAGCGGGAAGATATTCTTGCCTTCGGTGACGAGGACAATGATATGGAAATGATCCGCTATGCTGGTCATGGTGTCGTCATGCAGAATGGGATCACGGCATTAAAGAAGATTGCCGACGATGTAACGACGCATACGAATCATGATGACGGTT
- a CDS encoding KH domain-containing protein — MPEISDLILAIVKPLIVHDDKMSIEIKETSEFMEYHLHLDAEDVGRVIGKQGRVARAIRTIVYSVRTKGTKRVRLVIEGAE, encoded by the coding sequence ATGCCTGAAATTTCAGATTTAATCCTGGCAATTGTCAAACCTTTAATCGTCCACGATGATAAGATGTCCATCGAAATCAAAGAGACAAGTGAGTTCATGGAATATCACTTGCATCTTGATGCCGAGGATGTCGGCCGTGTGATCGGGAAACAGGGACGTGTCGCTAGGGCGATCCGTACAATTGTATACAGTGTCAGAACCAAAGGCACAAAACGTGTCCGCCTTGTGATCGAAGGGGCCGAATAA